From Aegilops tauschii subsp. strangulata cultivar AL8/78 chromosome 5, Aet v6.0, whole genome shotgun sequence:
CAAATCGCAGTGGATTACTGGAGATGGGAAACTATAGGGAACTACTGAAGACCAGCATGCTTGTCGGATTGGCATGCCGTAGATGTATGGGAAGAAACTAAGGGTTTATTACATGAAGGAAGAAACTCTTGCAAAAGCTTGGAAAAGGTAGTTCTGTTGGGATGCCCCAAATGCCGATGCCACAGATCGCCCGCAGTGATGCTGATGAAGGCACCAGATCCACCAGTGGGAGAGCCGAGGAGACTAGTGGAGCTATTGGACCTCATGATCGGTGCCAAGTTGCTAGGTCCTTCACGAGAAAGCCAAGAGGGTCAAATTCAACTAAAACACTGTTGTCAATAGTAAATTGGCCAACAGAAAGTAAATTCTTGATGACGTTGGGAGAAACAATAACTATGTTAAGAGAGAATGGAAGAGGGGAGAGAGAGTGAGACCTTGCCCGCGGAGGTGACGGGCATCCAGGAACCATTGGCAACAGTGATGCCAGACGAAAGTTTCTTTGAAGGAAAACAATTAGAGGATAGGTTAGATGAGTTCCCGGTGGTGTGTGATGAGGCGCTAGAGTCGAGGTACCAGTTGGTGTTTGCGTGTGGCTGGATGGAGAGGTTGCTCATTGCAGGGTTGAACATGTTCTGCTGGTCCAAGGAAGGAGTCGATAGTGTGGCAGGAGCGGGCGACACCCCATGGTAGAGCACACGGTAGGCTTGGTGGGTGTTGGGCAGGCGGGCGCCGAGCACTTCAGCGGCGCTGGTCGGTATCCAGGGACGTGCCACTGAGTCGGGAAGGAGGGCGCAAAGTAGCACATCACGGACGATGGCCAGAAATTGCGCATGGTTTCGTTGTAGCTTTTTTTAAATAAGAGTACCAATCCCACAGGGAGCATAGGGATTGGGTTTTGTCACTTGTAGTGACGTATGTAATTATGCCTGCAAGTATTGTAGACTCAAAGCAAAGTGATGGCTAAAATAAATAGTTTTTTTGAGTAAAGTGCCAATGTAAATTCAATAACATGAAAAGAAGTAAATGAGAGCAGCCAGAATAGTAACTTGTGAATAGGCAGAGGAGTAAGGCCTTCTCAGGGAGTCTGCAATTCTGTTGTCAGGAAGTCTGATATTCCCAAGGGCGTTCTTGCCCTTGACTTTGCTCTTCCCGCCATCCGTGCGGCAGCAGAGGTCCAAGACGTAGAACGGGTCGAGGCGGATGTGCTCACTGCCAGAGCTGTTATATATCCAGGCATCTCGGAGTCGGATCCAGTGGTCGTCATGGAGGAGAATGCCGGAGATCGCCGGAGAGGAGCTTGGTACAATGGGTGGGGACTAGAGTGGAGTGGAATACGGCTAGTGTTTCCTTCAGAGTGCGGCGGGTAGGGGTCAATTTATGTGGGGTCGGGTGGGACACATTGGGCTGGATCCGATGTGGCTAGTGCGTCCGCACTGGTGTCTCCATATCCAACCCCCGTATGGGCTGAATAGGGAGAGTGCCGGTTGATCCAAACGTTGGGCTGAATATGAAAAGACTAGTTAGTGGCATTTTTTCATCCAAACACTGACCGGGTAGCCCACGCGGACGTTTGGAACGGGTACGAGGTttcggttgtagatgctctaaccgCGATCGCGAGAATGGGGGTTGACGGTTTTCTCTTCAGGCTCGATCGCGATCTCCATCTGATGGGGATCGATGTGTCCGGCCGTTAGATGAAAATTCTGTCGTTCGCCAGTTGAGAAAGACAAAAGGGGATAGAGTAGTACCAGATCTCCAATTTCCTCTCCTTGCACATGGCGGCGCCGCCGCTGCAATCAGCAGATTAATCTCGAGTAGCTTTCTTCTCCTACCCTGCGTCCGCGCCATGGAAAAGCTCGGGCCAGTGTGCTGCATGTACGCCCCCATCAAGCTGAAGCGTCCGCGCAATGCCGGTGATGAAGGCGACGGAGTCGGGGATGCCGACGACCGGCTGAGCACGCTGCCGGACGAACTCCTCCACGCCATCCTGTCGCGTCTCAAGGCCCTGCATATGGTGCGGACGTGCGTGCTGTCCATGAGGTGGCGGCACCTCTGGCGCGCCATGCCGTGCCCCGACATCGATTGCCGGCAGTTCACCAGCGAGGTGCCTTACTTCATGAGCTTCACCAGCAGCAACCTTGTGCGCAGCCACGACGTGGCGCTCCTGGAGAACTTCGGGCTGCAGTCGGGTTGTGAGATGAGTTGGGTGCGCGGCGCGCGCCATAGGTCAAGATGATGATGCATCATGGCCTAGCCGGCGTCAAAAGCTCTCGTCTTTCCGCTGCTTATTGATCACCAGCAATGTCAAGATCGCCTCCTCCTCAGTCCTCACTCAAAAAATTGGTCGTCAATGGCAACTAGGATGTGGATGCTGATGAGTTTTTTGCCGTCACATGGATTATTGCTGATACTGATATACCTCTGCTCCATTAACTGATCTTACGAGTGTACTACGTACATATCTTCTTTTGTGTCCTATTCGTAGTCATGCTGGGCCCGCTGGCAgacttgtactccctccgttcggaattacttgtctcggaaatggatgtatctagaacgtctaatacatccatttccgagacaagtaattccgaacggagggagtattgaTTAAGAACAAAGTTTTGGTTGTAGTCAAGGTCTTGGTTGTTGAAAGCACCACCCAGTAGAATTTTCTTTAAGTCGGCCCCTCCAGAACCTGGACAAGCAGCCGCGGCGTGGGTGGATGTGCTGCAGCCTGCGCGCGGTGGCAGGGATGCTGGTGGAAAATGGGCGATACCCTGTCCTACGGCTCATGTCCAACGACATGTTCAAGAGCTCTTGAAATGATAGATGCAACCTACTCCCTTGGTTTCTAaatatatacatccgtatgtagtacgtctctattgaaatctctagaaagacttatatttaggaatgaagtACCCTTCCGATGGTGGAATTGTGAATTTAATTGAGTTCTGGATGGAAAACATACAGAAACATCAACTGTAACTGTAAGTCAAACAACAAAAGAGATGATCCCTACAAACTGAATGCCATTGCTTGATCCAATCCAATACAGCAGCCAAATGGCAAGTTATTCACGGAGACACAGAGGTGGCTGATGACTTCCTTCAGCATCTATCTGCCAAAGGGATGACAACTACGTACAAGAATACTGCATGGATGCATCACCCTGTAACCATTTAATGAGGGAGTAAAAGATTATGCTGCCACTACACTTTTTATAGCGTTGATGAATGATGAGCACAATCATACATTGGAAAGTTAGTAATGACGTGCACAAAAATTCAGTTGCCATGCTTGGGCATTCCTCTCATCCAAACTCTTCCATCTCCACATCCATTGCCTCCACAACATTCTTTAGAGTCCCCACCGGCGGCGGCTGTAAACTCGAACCGTCGATGCCCGGGCAGCGTGGATGGCGAGAAGGTCATCGACGCGTCTGCGCAAGAAGGCCACGTCCATTCCAAAAACCTCCAATGCCCCCAGCGTCTTCTTCCACACCAGGAGAACCTCGCGAGAagaagtagcagcagcagcatgcAAGGGGGTCATGACGCACTCGGCCATGTGGCTGGTCTTCGTGATCATCCCTTCAGCCAGGATATCGTTTGTCTCGAGCAGGTTCCTGTGGAGGACCGCCTTCTGGGAACAGCAGAGCTCATAGTACCTCCTGCGCAGGCCGTCCGGGAGGTTGATGATCGAGCCATGGAGGATGACTTGGAAGTTCTCCACGTCACCGAGACCTGGATATGGAGATCTCACGTCGTGTTTGTCGATGCATACTCCTCCTTCCCTCGCAAACAAGGTTGTTGCCATCATGCTTGATGTTGAGCTGTTGTCTCCAGCGGTAACCTCTAGATGATCTTTAGAATTGACACCATGTTCTGAACCTTCTGCCTCGTCTGCATTGTGGAGAGTGCAACACATGATACAGAAGATTCAGATTTGATAGGTATGCTATTTCAGTGTGCAATTAATAAATGACGAACAAGCGCAAGAATACGAACAAGATGGAACTTTCGACTCACTCCACATGTTATTCTTCTTGGATGTGTCCAAACCGGGCGGTCCATTTCTTAGTATATGCACCTAAAAACAATATATCCCTCCCAGAAATTAGACCGCTAAAGTAAGGTAGTGATCCTACCGTGCATTTGGAAGATAAAAATACCACAAAGGAATGATAGAGAAATCGATGAAACATCCGGGAAGGACTTGCCTTGAATTTTTTGGTTCCGTCGAGTTGAAAGACCACATCGTTGCCGACCCTAATACTATGCTTACGCGCAAATTCTCCCCACCCACCGCTCAGCGCCTTCCTGTCGTGTAGGTAATTTGTATCATAGCTCTCCCCATGCTCATCTTCTAATGTGATTGTACTATTCTCCTTTGGAAGATGCGCTGTGCAAAAGCTACCCGGGAGACCCTACAAGAGGAGAACAAAAGGCAGTATTTTACACTTTGCTTTTAGTTTAATCTTACGATAGAAAAAGAAAGGCAAGCAATAAGTTGCTTGTAAGCAAACATACCTAAAGAACAAAGACTTACCAGATAAAAGCCTTGAACTACATGAGATTTTAACATACGCTTGGTGAAGCTGTGATATTCTCCTGGCAATTTCACCTTTGTCAAATTGGAGTGCTGAATGTCGTCAACAATTGCCGGTTTCTGTGCTATTTTCTGCTCCATCCTTCTCTTAGCAGGTTTGGAACCCGCTGGCCCGCCTCTCTTCCTCTGTAACACAACCGAAGCACATTTTCATAATTAGTCTTTGTAGGAAGAAAAAACTAGCTTATTTATAGTTAGCCTATTCCTCCAACGTAAGAAACTTGTCTTTGGTGAAGCTGGGCTATTCCCCTGGCAATTTCACCTTTGTCTCTGTATCGTCTCTCAAATCCGAGTTATGAATGTCGTCAACCAATGCCGGTTTCCATGCCATTTTCTGCTCCATCTTTCTCTTAGCAGGTTTGGAACCTGCTGGCCTGCCTCTCTTCCTCTGTAACACAACCAAAGCACATTTTTCATAGTTAGTCTTTGTAGGAAAAACTATCATATTTATAATTATTCTGTTCCTCCAAGGTAAGAAACTTGACTAAGCAATCCACAATACTAAGTCAGCGATATGCGCTGATCTGCTTACAGCTAGCCCTACACTTAATATGTTATCATATTTTTCCGTTTTCAGTGAAACTTAGCATGATTATGGACGTATGATTGTTTAAACTTTTTAGTCACAAAAATATATCGATGAAGCTATATGGAATATGCATTTCTTGCAGGACCTTACCGTCGGCACAAAAGTATCATCCTTGTCACTCTTGGCAACCTTGAAACATGTCGGGAATCCTCTCTTTTTCTGCAACACAACCAATGAACACAGGGTAGATAATTTAATATCTGTTTATTAATGTGACTAAAGGTAACAACTAGTGTGAGTTGTGAGATTTTTTCGATCAGTCGAAATCTCTAAAGCAAAATGAAGATAACAAATAATCTTTACTTTGAAAGTTGTAGTTTTCTGAGCCGTTGGTTTATAACGAACATCAGGGCGATTTTTTCCTTGAATCTCCATGCCCTCTGGCCTAACGATCTGCCATAAGTAGGTTAGATCAAGAAGTTGCATGCTTATACTACTTTATAAAATCATGGCCAAACTGAGGAGAATAATGAGGAGCTATTGCAACAATGTGAAGATACATTATCTTTTCATAGGTGGTAATATATGCACAGCATGGAAccaactatatatatatatgctctGTTTGATGTAGGAAAGTAAAGAGGTTGGACACTTACTCTGAGAGGAACATAATCGACCTTGCTCTCTACATCATGGGAATCATTAATTGCGGCAGAGTTTTGATTAACAACAAAAGGCAGCTCCTCATCCTGTGATCACCAAATTTTCATGTTGCGCATCACAAGAAGTACAGATTTACAACATATAAATGCAGAGTCTCCAATTATTAATAACCAGGAGAATGCATGCAGTATATATCATTGTGTATTTGTAGTAGCACTAGAGTGCTAATACAATCAGGAAAAACATAAGCATGGCGAACAAGAGAGAAAAAACTAACGACGGAACAGCTCGCACAAAAGACTAGAGAAGTGGCATGCATCATAACAATCTTAGTCAAAGCTTGCAATAACAGGGAGTGATCCTTGGGGGTTGGATATACAATCCGGCCACGTGGGTTCAGGTCCTCGTGACACAAATTTAAGTTCTTGTTTATACCAGAAGAAGTGAACAGTCCAGTGGGTAAAATGCAGAGAATGTGAGATCTGATGGCTGTAAACCACCATCAGCGGTAGTGACGCTGCCGTTGTCAAGCGAAGACAGTGTTGGGGAACCATCATAGGTCATGGCAGACTGCGAGGGGTAGTCCATAGGCGGAGAAATCATCATTAGTTATGCAAGTTCAAGACTAGactggatatatatatatatatatatatatatatatatatatatatatatatatacatgaaAATCAAAAACAATATCTTCTTTTCTCAAGAACCACCTCTCCTTTTTGTGCAGGATCAAAGGCTCGAGACAATTAAGGACCAGATGAAGTTGGGTGGTACTTACGTGGATGCGATCCGAGGTAGCTGCTGGTTGGAGATCCTTCCATGGGAGTAGGATCACCGTGTCCATGGCTGGATCCTTCATGGTTGGAGATCCTTCCATGGGAGCTAGCTGGATGCTTGGAGATCCGATCGAGGTGTTGAGTTGCAAGCAACAcatgggaggaggaggaggaggaggaaaaagACGGACCATGATGTCGACGGGATTTTAAACTAGACTAGTAGAAATACAAAAAATCGAGACGTTGGAAATAGAGGACCGTTTCCAGATTAAGGAGCTGAAAATCAGAGGATTTGTTTCCAGGCAAATCGGATTGTTTGTTAATTTGGTCCTTCCTTGGCGGCTGGTTTGCATCTACGGAGTATTTGCAGACGCAGTCATGATCCGAGCGGATCTCGTAGTATCATCCAATCCCGATCCACAAAATCTGGGCCATCTTCCAACCTTTCCAATGGTGGACATAGATTCACATTCCCTGACAAGTGTATATATACAGTTACAAAAACAAACAGCAACAAGGACAGAACTGTAGAGCATTACAGATACGTACATGATCATCATGCAGCCATTCACTAAGGGTCTGTGTGTGTGGCCCATGATTGCCTAGTCGTTAAGATAAAACAATCCAATCCATCTTTCACATTCTGGTCATAGGCATTCTTGTCACGCATTGTCAGCAAAGCCGCCTCGCCGTTCAAGGAGTCCGAGGGGTACAGATCGACGAAGCCGCCTCGCCTTGCAGTTGTGTTGCTGTCTGCACTCTGCAGCAGCACAACAGCAACAATTTGATGCTCTACCTACCTCTAGTAAGTGAAAACAACCGAGCCGACAGGGACTAGTAACGACCTTTTTTGTTTTTGCGGGGAAGGACTAGTAAGTAAAATAGTGATTTAAACgtttttatattagtttacggagggagtagtaacgaCTAACCAGTTTCAATATCGATTATTACCAAACACTGGGCTCCAAGCCTGGTTGATTGAAAAACAGAATGAAGCCCACGCATGCTCATGCGTCATCGTTCAGCAACACATAAATGCTTGTTTTGCTGGTGAATTAGGTCGGTTCGTCAAACTTTGTTGGCCCTCCTATTATTGAAAGTACTTTTTTAGGGGATTATTGACAATACTTAAAAATACGAAATAAATGCTGGGGGTCAAAAGGGCGCTTTAGGTATACTTATCCCAAGCCATAAAATaaacagtttgtctaattcacaccTAGATGTTTTTTTAAAGATCTCACATCTAAGCTCTCACAAGTATATAATgcagcaacaagaaacaaaaaaaaactagGATAAGAAAAATAGACCATAAACAGAGTGGACATCAGgttagatgtgacatagttatgtcacatctagatgtgtcctagacagaccctaaAATAAATGGTCCTGATTTAGTCATCACATTGAGTCATGTCCCAATGTGTATTTTTTAAGAATTCTAGCTCAAACTGCTTGAAAAACATGAGTCAAAATTATGACCAACATATTTGTATGTGTAGCTAAAACTATATTGATCTCCGCATTGCcagaattcatgaacatttttgacAATTTCGCAAACAATTTTTTAAACCATGgaactttttcaaattcgtgcacattttttgaaattgtgaacatttttttaaacacgtgaacatttttttaatcgATGAACacttcatgaacatttttttaaccaatgattttttaaaataaattgaaatatttcttgaaattcacaaacatttACGAATcttatgaatattttta
This genomic window contains:
- the LOC109766325 gene encoding B3 domain-containing protein Os01g0234100 encodes the protein MWNEAEGSEHGVNSKDHLEVTAGDNSSTSSMMATTLFAREGGVCIDKHDVRSPYPGLGDVENFQVILHGSIINLPDGLRRRYYELCCSQKAVLHRNLLETNDILAEGMITKTSHMAECVMTPLHAAAATSSREVLLVWKKTLGALEVFGMDVAFLRRRVDDLLAIHAARASTVRVYSRRRWGL